DNA sequence from the Desulfofundulus luciae genome:
TACTGGGTGTTCATGACCGCCGACGGTACGCTGGCCGGCTTGATGGCCCCGCCGGTGCAGTAATGCACGAATCGGCGCGAGGAGTGTGATGCTTTTTGCGGATTAAGAGTATCTTCAGAAGGGGTTACGGAGCGGGCGCGGCGCTTGCCGCCGCGCTCGCCATCATCATTCTCTTTTCATCCCTGGCACCGGCCCTGGCCCAAAGCACGCCGGCAGTACCTCCGGCGTTCTACGGGCGGGTCTTTTACGACGCCTACGGCGGCACGCTGGCCCCGGCAGGACTCACGGTGGACATCTACGTTGAAAATGAAAACCAGCCCCGCGGTGATTCCTTGCAGACGAGATCTGACGGCTGGTACGGTGGTCCCCTGGGCACGGACCCGCGCTATGTAGTGTCCGGTACCGAAGCTGACGTGGGAAAACGCCTTGTTTTTAAGGTAAACGGCCAGCCGGCAGCCACCTACGATTCCAGCGGCAGGCCCATGACAGTAACTTTCCAGTTTGATCAGGTTCAGCAGGTGGATCTGGTAGTGATGGGGCCGGAGGTTGAGTCCACCGATCCGGCTGACGGCGCTACCGGCGTGCCCGTGGACAAGACCATCACCGTAACTTTCAAGGGCGCAGTGCAGCAGGGCGACAACTTTGCGGGCATCGCGTTAAAGGACGCCTCGGGCAAGGCGGTGGAGGTAGACAAATCCCTCAGCGACCGCATCCTTACCATCAAGCCCAAGGCCCCGCTGGCCGGATCCACGGCCTACACCGTGAACATCCCCGCGGGCGCAGTGAAGGATGCGGTAGCGGGAATACCTTTGGCTAAGGACTTCAGCTTCACCTTTACCACCGAGCAGGATAAGACTCCACCGGCGGTGCAGTACTGCGACCCCGCTGACGGGACGGCCAGCGTGCCGGTGAACAAGACGATCACTATTACCTTCACGGAGGACGTCCA
Encoded proteins:
- a CDS encoding Ig-like domain-containing protein encodes the protein MRIKSIFRRGYGAGAALAAALAIIILFSSLAPALAQSTPAVPPAFYGRVFYDAYGGTLAPAGLTVDIYVENENQPRGDSLQTRSDGWYGGPLGTDPRYVVSGTEADVGKRLVFKVNGQPAATYDSSGRPMTVTFQFDQVQQVDLVVMGPEVESTDPADGATGVPVDKTITVTFKGAVQQGDNFAGIALKDASGKAVEVDKSLSDRILTIKPKAPLAGSTAYTVNIPAGAVKDAVAGIPLAKDFSFTFTTEQDKTPPAVQYCDPADGTASVPVNKTITITFTEDVQEGPQYAGVSMVDDQNNAVTLQKSISGRVLTLKCVCQYKIDPPDNVKVIHQ